The Alkalihalobacillus sp. LMS6 genomic interval TCCATTTTCTTACCTCCTCTTAGTTAAAACAGGCTTATTTCGAAAACCGACTGATAACATCCATTAATTCCGCAATTGCTTCGTCACCATTTCCATTTTTAATAGCATCAGACACACAATGCTTGGAATGATCTTCCAACAAGGTCATACTCACTTTTCTTAAAGCCGCTTGAATGGCTGACAATTGAATGAGTACATCCACACAATAGCGATCGTCTTCAACCATTTTTTGAATCCCTC includes:
- a CDS encoding metal-sensing transcriptional repressor — protein: MHEQQSVTTEQKTHRHHDEKTSLTNRLKRIEGQVRGIQKMVEDDRYCVDVLIQLSAIQAALRKVSMTLLEDHSKHCVSDAIKNGNGDEAIAELMDVISRFSK